In Desulfofustis limnaeus, the genomic stretch GACCCGGCCGGCATCACAGCAGCCGAGGACCCGGTAGCATTGCAGGGCCAGTTCCTCGGTCGCCCGAGCCTCGGGATCGTCCACGGCGCGGTATTCCACCAGCTCTTCACAGAACTCCTTGTTGTGATAGGAATAGACCTCCGGTTCCGATTGCTCGAGCAAGATTACCTCCATGATCCCAATGGAGCGTGCATCGTCTCCGTTGCCGACGATGCCGACCGTGAACTCCCGGCCGGGCAGAAAGGTTTCCACCAGCACCGGTTGTTTGAAGGTGGCCAGCAACTGGGTGCAGGTATTTTGCAATTGCCCGGGGTCGGAGATCTTGGACGCCGGGGTGACGCCTTTGCCGGTGCCTTCCGCCACCGGTTTGGCAAACAGCGGGTAAGGCAGGTTGATTGCAGTGATATCGGCAGCTGTATTGACCACGGAGAAAGCCGGCGTCGCCAGTCCACTGTCTCTGATGATATGTTTGGCGATACCCTTGTGCAACGTAATGGCCTGCACCAGCGGACCGGAAAAAACATAGGGGATGCGGTAGCCGTCGAGCAGGGCGGGAACCTGTGCCTCGCGGCCGAATCCATAGAGCCCCTCGGCAATATTGAAAACCAGATCCCAGCGCTGGCCGGCGGCCAACTGGGATACCAGGCTCATGAGATTGCCGATGCGGACCGGTTCATGGCCCATGCTCCGGATCGCCCCTTCGATGGCCTCGATGGTGGAGAGACGGTCGAACTCGGCCGTCTCCTCTTCACCGAAGCCAGCGGCCAGGTAATCGTCGCGCAGGTCGTAGGTCATGCCTATTCGCATGGCACCGCCTCACTGCAGGTAGAGCCGAACAGATCGGGATAACGAAAGACCCGGTCCTCATAGTTTTTCAACAGCAGGTCGTTGTTCTCCCGGCCGATCACGGTCTCGGGGAGCAGCGGGATCTTGCCGCCGCCTCCGGGGGCATCGATGACATAGGTGGGCACCGCGTAGCCGCTGGTATGGCCGCGCAGTCCCCGGTAGATCTCCAGTCCCTTGGCCACGGAGGTGCGGAAGTGGGATGAGCCGATGATCGGGTCGCACTGGTAGAGATAATA encodes the following:
- a CDS encoding D-alanine--D-alanine ligase family protein; translated protein: MRIGMTYDLRDDYLAAGFGEEETAEFDRLSTIEAIEGAIRSMGHEPVRIGNLMSLVSQLAAGQRWDLVFNIAEGLYGFGREAQVPALLDGYRIPYVFSGPLVQAITLHKGIAKHIIRDSGLATPAFSVVNTAADITAINLPYPLFAKPVAEGTGKGVTPASKISDPGQLQNTCTQLLATFKQPVLVETFLPGREFTVGIVGNGDDARSIGIMEVILLEQSEPEVYSYHNKEFCEELVEYRAVDDPEARATEELALQCYRVLGCCDAGRVDLRSDAHGRPHFIEINPLAGLHPEHSDLCIIATKYGIGYQELMARIITAAIVRHGLHGQG